CTTCATGAGGAACGGCACCACCCAGAAGGAGTGGATGACGTCACGCGAGGTGAGGACGAAGCGGACCTTCTCCCCCTTCGGCAGCCACAGGGTCGGACCCGGGTTGCCGTTCTGCGGGTTGCGGGTCCCGGGGATGCCCACGTCGTAGACGCCGCCGGCGCCCTCGGGGAAGTCCTTCTGGAACTTGTCGGGGATGGCGTTGAGCTCCTTGGGGACCTCGGGGCCCGCTGCGGGCTGGCCATCCACCTTCTCGATGTAGTTGAAGCCCCAGCTCCACTGGAAGCCGACCACGTTGATCGTGTGGGCCGGCTTGTCGGAGAGCTCGAGGAGCTTCGACTCATCACGCGCGGTGAAGTAGAAGAGCACCGAGACGATGATGAGGGGAACCACTGTGTACAACGCCTCGATGGGCATGTTGTACCTGGTCTGCGGAGGTACCTCCACCTTGGTCCGGCTACGCCGGTGGAAGAAGACGCTCCAGAGGATCAGCCCCCAGACAAGGACACCCGTGACGAGCGCTGCCGCCCACGAGCCTTGCCAGAGGGAGAGGATCCGAGGGGCCTCTTCCGTTACCGGGGTGGGCATACCGAGGCGGGGAAAATCCTCCCAGTTGTATGAACAACCGGAGGCCGTCGCCAGGACCAG
This sequence is a window from Streptomyces parvus. Protein-coding genes within it:
- the coxB gene encoding cytochrome c oxidase subunit II, which encodes MSPNGSDRSSRRPMRRKLPQVLTAGLVLATASGCSYNWEDFPRLGMPTPVTEEAPRILSLWQGSWAAALVTGVLVWGLILWSVFFHRRSRTKVEVPPQTRYNMPIEALYTVVPLIIVSVLFYFTARDESKLLELSDKPAHTINVVGFQWSWGFNYIEKVDGQPAAGPEVPKELNAIPDKFQKDFPEGAGGVYDVGIPGTRNPQNGNPGPTLWLPKGEKVRFVLTSRDVIHSFWVVPFLMKQDVIPGHTNVFEVTPNREGTFMGKCAELCGVDHSRMLFNVKVVSPERYQQHLKELAEKGQTGYVPAGIAQTDPARNAEKNQL